The genome window GATTCCAACCCCTGTAGCCCAGGGGAAAGATGGGGAAGAAAAACTACCCGCTTCAGATGCTGGCCCCTTGGCAGTGTACGTTTGGAAGACCACAGCCGACCCCTTTGTGGGTAAACTGACCTACTTCCGGGTGTATTCTGGAGTGGTCAATTCCGATACCCGCGTTTGGAACCAGACCAAGGGTGTGGAAGAGCGCTTTGGTACCGTAGCAGTGATGCGAGGAAAAGAATCCTTCCCCATGAAGGTCATTCATGCGGGTGATTTGGGCGTAGTTCCTAAACTGGCAGAAACTTCCACAGGAAACACGCTGTGCGATCGGGCTCATCCGTTGGTATTACCTGAGCCGGAATATCCGGGCGCACTCTATCAGGTAGCCATTAGCCCCAAGACACAAGCGGACTCTACCAAGATTTCGCCCACTCTGACTCGCCTTTGCGAAGAAGACAAGACCCTCTCGTGGCACATGGAATCGGCTACCGGGCAGACCATCCTTCAGGGTATGGGCGAACAGCATATTGATGTGGCGCTTCGCCGTGCGGAAACTAAATTCCAGGTCAATTTGATTGCCAGTGAGCCGCGTATTCCCTATAAGGAAGCCATTACCAAGAAGGGGCAGGCAATGTACCGCCACAAGAAACAAACCGGTGGCGCTGGTCAATTTGGCGAGGTGCATCTGCGTATTGAACCGCTGGCAGAAGGCGAGTTTGAGTTTGTCAACGATGTCTTTGGTGGCGCGATTTCGTCCTCTTACATGCCCGCCATTGAAAAAGGCATTCGCAACGTCATGGCTGAGGGTATTCTGGCAGGGTATCCTATCAGCGGTGTCAAAGTGTCGGTCTATGACGGGAAAGAGCATCCGGTAGACTCAAAACCGATTGCCTTTGAAATTGCGGGACGTGAAGCCTTCAAACTGGCGTTCATGGAAGCAGGTCCGGTGTTGAATGAGCCCATCATGGACGTCGAAATTATCGTTCCCGAAGCCAATATGGGGGATGTTCTGGGTGATTTGAATACTCGCCGCGCCCGGGTACAGGGAATGAATTCGGAACGCGGTCACTCAATCGTGAAAGCCTTTGTGCCGTTAGCGGAAATGCTTCGTTATACCACTCAATTACGCTCGATGACCGGTGGGCGTGGTGTCTTCCGTATGAAGTTTGATCATTACGAGATGGTTCCGCCTCACATTGCGCAGGAAATTATCGCTCGCGCTCAGAAAGAAAAGAAGGAAGAGTAAACTCTTTCCGGAAATGAGTGAGCAGTCAGGTTTTTGCCTGACTGCTTTTCTTTTTTGGCATGGAATATAATAGAAATCTATTGGAATGGAGGTGGGTTTATGGAGAATCTCCCATTATCTGATTTTTGGGATGCTATTCTCTCTCGAAATCCACGCCTTATTCGAGAGGCATTTGTAGGACTGGATGAGTCATCCAAAACTGCGGTCATGGCTCATCTGGAAAAAATGGCTACTGAGAGCGGCTGGCATCCTGAACAGGTTAAATCTGCAAAGGCGGCACTTGTAGTGATTCATGGAATGAACGTAAAAACACGGAGGTCTTGATGAGAGTCACTGTATTTGGAGGGACATATCCAAAACCGGATACTTTACCATATGAGGAAGCGGTTAAACTGGGCAGGCTTCTGGCTCAGGCAGGGCATGTGGTCATTAGCGGTGGTTACATGGGGGTGATGGAAGCCGTTTCACAAGGTGCTGCATTGGCTGGCGGACATGTGATTGGGGTGACCTGTGATGAAATTGAGCGGTGGCGGAATGTTCCCAAAAACCAGTGGGTTAAGGAGGAGTGGCGCCGTGCTACCCTGCCGGAGCGTATGATTACCCTGATGGATGAAGCGGATGCCATTATTGTCATGCCCGGAGGAATTGGCACGCTGGCAGAAACGGCTCTCATCTGGAATCGCATGCTCATTCAAGCCACAACGCCTAAAAAAGTAATTCTGGTTGGGGAGGGCTGGCGGAAAGCCATTACAGCCCTGTATGAGGCATTTCCCGAGTATTATCCCAACGGACATCAGGAAATGGTGTTGTTTGCTTCTACTGTGGAGGATGCTGTAAAACTTCTGGCAAGTTAGGGAGAGTCTGATGGCTACTTTATCTCAGGCAGAAATTCTCCGCTATTCCCGTCATCTGGTATTACCTGAAGTTGGATTGGAAGGGCAGAGGAAACTTAAGGATGCCAGAGTTTTAATCGTGGGAACCGGTGGCTTAGGCTCACCCATTTCTCTCTACCTGGCAGCGGCGGGGGTGGGAACTCTCGGGTTGGTTGACTACGACGTGGTGGATGAAACGAACCTGCAACGCCAGATTGTTCACAGCACTTCTCATGTAGGCATTCCCAAGGTGGAATCGGCAAAACGTCGTTTACTTGATCTGAATCCTTACATTCACGTGGAAACCTACAATGTAGTTTTGAGATCAGAGAATGCCCGTCCTATTGCAGAGCGATACGATATTCTCGTAGATGGTACAGATAATTTCCCGACACGATACCTGTTAAATGATTTGGCAGTGTTGACAAATAAACCCTATGTATATGGCTCAATTTTCCGCTTTGAGGGACAGGTGAGTGTTTTTGACGCTCGAGTTGGACCTTGTTATCGCTGCTTATTCCCGGAACCACCGCCACCGGGGATGGTCCCTTCATGCGCAGAAGGCGGGGTTTTTGGGGTTCTTCCAGGGATCATTGGTGCTCTTCAAGCAACGGAAGTAATCAAACTGATTTTGGGAATTGGAGAGCCTTTAGCAGGTAAACTCTTACTGGTAGATGCACTGGATAGCACCTTCCAAACAGT of Anaerolinea thermophila UNI-1 contains these proteins:
- the moeB gene encoding molybdopterin-synthase adenylyltransferase MoeB, which codes for MATLSQAEILRYSRHLVLPEVGLEGQRKLKDARVLIVGTGGLGSPISLYLAAAGVGTLGLVDYDVVDETNLQRQIVHSTSHVGIPKVESAKRRLLDLNPYIHVETYNVVLRSENARPIAERYDILVDGTDNFPTRYLLNDLAVLTNKPYVYGSIFRFEGQVSVFDARVGPCYRCLFPEPPPPGMVPSCAEGGVFGVLPGIIGALQATEVIKLILGIGEPLAGKLLLVDALDSTFQTVQLRKNPQCKLCGETPQIRDLVDYEEFCGVPAAGRHEIQGIPELSPKEASELLASGEPWALLDVRDPVELQVSKLPGAVVIPVGQLPARLQALNRDRKWVVFCRTGERSARAVKLLRSVGIQAYNLKGGINAWADEVDPTLLKY
- a CDS encoding LOG family protein is translated as MRVTVFGGTYPKPDTLPYEEAVKLGRLLAQAGHVVISGGYMGVMEAVSQGAALAGGHVIGVTCDEIERWRNVPKNQWVKEEWRRATLPERMITLMDEADAIIVMPGGIGTLAETALIWNRMLIQATTPKKVILVGEGWRKAITALYEAFPEYYPNGHQEMVLFASTVEDAVKLLAS
- the fusA gene encoding elongation factor G; the encoded protein is MKEYKTEAIRNIALVSHSSAGKTMLAEAFLHVTGATTRLGKIEDGTTVSDFEDEEIRRGISLSTSVIPVEYKDVKINVLDTPGYLDFVGEVISALRVADGAIALVDSVAGVEVGTEITWQYLDKFNLPRFVVINKMDRDNANFKKALASIQEFSSVRLIPVQLPWGEKQAFQGVIDLLTMKAYKGDGKTVVDIPAEYRAEAEEARTALIEAAAEGEDALLEKYLESGELSPEEIIRGLKAVVRNVSFAPVFVAAGAAEIGIIPLLDAIVSLMPSPAEIPTPVAQGKDGEEKLPASDAGPLAVYVWKTTADPFVGKLTYFRVYSGVVNSDTRVWNQTKGVEERFGTVAVMRGKESFPMKVIHAGDLGVVPKLAETSTGNTLCDRAHPLVLPEPEYPGALYQVAISPKTQADSTKISPTLTRLCEEDKTLSWHMESATGQTILQGMGEQHIDVALRRAETKFQVNLIASEPRIPYKEAITKKGQAMYRHKKQTGGAGQFGEVHLRIEPLAEGEFEFVNDVFGGAISSSYMPAIEKGIRNVMAEGILAGYPISGVKVSVYDGKEHPVDSKPIAFEIAGREAFKLAFMEAGPVLNEPIMDVEIIVPEANMGDVLGDLNTRRARVQGMNSERGHSIVKAFVPLAEMLRYTTQLRSMTGGRGVFRMKFDHYEMVPPHIAQEIIARAQKEKKEE